GAAACCGGCATGCTGCATGTCGATTGTGGACGACGGAGTGTCAATTTGTCCACTTTGGATGAACTTTCAGTGCGTCTCccgcttttttttttcagtcgttcttcctcggaACGTGTCACTTTACTAATGGACTTGCAATGATAACTTGACGTCAGTTGCACGTACTCATTCAACCGAAGCCCATCATAACGTACCTCACTCTAGGGAATGTAGAGGATTATGTGGGTCAGCTGATTGAAGTAAATTATAAGGTATGTACAAGCTTCCGAACATCTAAAAGCAGTCTATGTCAACGTAACTTGTGGTATGACTGATGCGACGCTCTTTTTCTGTATAGCTACTGTCAAGACCTGTGGCCCCTAAGGAGGATTCATGTAAGCGTTTCTGGATTTCCGTGGTTTCCATGGACCCGACATGTACCATATCCATTGAATAGATAGCCTGatgatttctttttctgtagCTGAAGTGAAAAGACTCCGTACTCAACTAGCCAGAAAAGACGCAAGTccattctttctcatcAGACGGACACGATTGCGAGATTGTCGTCATGAAATGTTCTCATGACCATTGACTGATCAAACCCATCTTTATTTGTTGTAGGAAGAAATCACGACAATAAGGAGCAAGATGACCCATCTGGCCACTCCAGGATCTTCAAGAGCATCAGATTATAAACGTAAGCCTCTAAAGTAACATTTCTATTACATTTCATGTTCACTGGTTTTTGTGCTACGTCGTTGCCGTCCCTGACTGCTTCCATCTTAGCCTCCCCAAGTCAAAGTCCACAGAAACCGCGCACGGCAGTACCCAAGAACGCAAGTATGATACAGCCCAACCAAAAACGGTACGTTATCCCAAGATTACCTCATGTTCTGGTACGCATCACTCGGCTTTAGCCTCTGGGAAGCCGTTCGTGCGTTTCATCGTTACCATCTTTACTGTAACCTGTGGCATGGGAATACAAGGATCATAGGCTTATCAACAATAACGTCGGTCCTTTTTGCAGCCGTAGAGTTATGCAAGAGGAGTTTGCGAGCGACTCCGACTCAGACTAAGCCCATGTTGGGGACACGACTATGTCCCTTACCTTCCGCGACGATCGGTCAGATAGAGAGACAAAAAGAGGCAAGGctgggaaggaggaggccTACTGAAGGAGTGAATGGAAAGCAAaggctttttttttcggaAACTCAATACAACATATATCAAATCATCTATTATTAATAGTTTTTCGGGTGATCCTCACTATGCAAATGATCTACACAGTCGGAAACAAGTCTTCTTTCACATTTTACTGGCTTTCCACCCCTTTGACGgtccatttcctctttttgcCTATAGTTTCTAccgctctttcctcccGAGACCCGTTTCCAAAGTCAGCACCCATGCTATCAGTGCTTGCACCCGATCCTGCAGCTAAACCAGGGTCTTTTCTGTAATTGACCAGTCCCAACTCAGGAGGGATGTCTCCTCGTTCGGCAGCAGTGAGTTTTATAAAGTCCAACAACGATGATGTCACTTGAACATGTTCTTGCAAGTTGAATGAATACTCCCCCTGTTCGTAGGAAATGGTAGAAGACCGTGTCAGTCAATGAACAGACATATACTCAACAGAGGGAATGGGAAACACATACGTCGGGCGTTGCATAGGTCCATTTTTCAGGCAACCCTGGCATCCAGCTCTCTGCATAGCTCAGTTTTTCCCCGGATCCACATGATTCACCTTTAGTCGTTGAtaatgaagagatggacgGTTTTTGATCGCCTTTTATGGATAGCTcttggcgaagaagatcggGTAGGGTGGGTGTGGTGAATgttggagagggaggaggtgaaggtTGGGTTTGGAGGTTCAACGCTTCGAATTTGTTTGACATTAACCAATCGAGAATACCCAAGATATCCCAGAGAAGCCCATGCGCACGAAGGACGAAGACCTACCTCTTCGTCGACGTTTACTTTCTCTTCGCATGGCATTCACGCGCCGTCCTGTCTCCTCCTGCGCCATCACAACGTCACCGGCGTTAACATTCTGCCTTCCGCAAAGATTTGCGTAATCCTTAGCTCCTTCGAGTACATGTTCTATATCTACTCGTGGTTATTGTCAACTACAGTCCCTCTTTATGGTAATCATACTATCTAAGGACAGAAAGATAGACCCACGACGTTCAACAAGACGTTCGATTTCGGTAAGAGCCCCAGCTTCTGCGCCGTCATAGCCCCGACTTGAAAGAGCTGAGACTATGAGATGGCGGAGGAAGGGCGGTGCAGTAGAGGGCGGTATATAGGGGGACGGGAGGGGcgggagagaggatgtaGTCGAAGACATTATTTTGGAAATGCTTAAAGAGATCGACgaatggagatgggatggatgagacGCGGACGGAAAAGCGAGTTGCCGAATTTGACttgttattgttgttgtccGTCGATGAGCGACAACTCAGAAATCACGACAGCGACAACACTATAGCGACAACATTATGACAATGGTACATCATGACAGCCCGTCCAACtctatcctcctcttgtACCCGCCCACCCTCGACCCTACACACTTCGTCTCGCGTCagtcttcctttcctttgcgAGCCCTCGGAACTGACCATCCGCAGGACTCATCTCCAAAGACTTTTCTGTCATCTCAGATACAGAACCAATACCATGGACCATTGATAACAAGTATTACTCCGCCGAggtcttcttccaacttgtCCCAGTTTCACAGAACCAGGACGGGGACGACGTGCTAAACAAGTATCATGATGTGGGAGTTGTAGTGTACCTATTTGAGGGCTCAATTCCAAAAGTGTTACCTCCGAGGCTAGTGAAGCTCATGTCTGAGCCTCGCGACGTCGCCATTGCTGTTCGTGCTGTATCAAATGGATTACCGGAAGAGATTCAGGACGAcaaggaaggggaagaggtgaTAAATGGCACAGAACTGTTCGACGAGATTGGGATGGAGTTTGTTGACGAAGTCAATCCCCTCacagacgaagatgacgagagACGTGAGTCCCTTCTAATTTCCTTTCCAACGTCGAGTCTGACCGACCGCACGTCTTAAAAGCGATGGAACCCCTGGAAATTATCCGTCAAACTCTCCAGACACATCTATGGCCCGGAATGTCTCGCAAACCCCTTCACACATCTTCGCAAATGCCTGCctcaacttcatcttccatcgaGTCTTCAAGGGCTCCCTCACCGGAACATGCCCAGTTCAATGTAACCTTCAACCCTTCCGTTCAGaccaaaaaggaagatagCATACTGGGCGAGGGAAGCaatggggaggaaggaatggggCAGTTCCCCAATCTTCAGGAACTTATCGCACAAATTTACGGTGCTGATTTTGCCGCTGTTGACGACTTTGACAAATTTGACGGACTCAGCACTGGTCTTGAGTCATTATCACTGGCTGAAAGGGGAACGTACGTATCACTCGATGATATGGAGCTCTCTCAGGGTTACGATGATTACCAAAATCTGGAAGAATGGTTAgagggggatgatgagatgattGAGTCAAAGGGTACAGAAATTGAAGAAACAAATGATCGAGCACGTAACGAAGTCGAGGATCAGCTAGACCAGGATGGTGACAAATTGGACCCAGTATTCGAATCCGATCCCAATGAACACGAATCTCATCCCATAGGCTTCCAAGATGACTTTACCGATTTTCATACTGCACCTcccccttcatcatctaccgGGTCTGCCACACTAGCTCTGGATCCCACACCTCTACTTTTACACTTACAATCTGTTCGAGCCGAGCTAGCGggtgtggaagatgaggacgaaAGGCGCTTAAGGGCTGGAAGAGAGGTTGCACATATGCTTAAGACATTGGGATTAGaagtgggagatgatgatgatttaGGACTAGACGACATTGGTTTGGATAGTATCTGAGATTGCATAACTACCTGTGGATAAAGTTACATGCCACGTGCGTACTGTTCGAGAACCGCAGCTACTGTTTTGTCATATCTCGCACGCCCTTCTCGCTGAAACTCAgcattcctccctcttGCAACAACTCTACAATCTTCTCTGCCTCCGAGACTGTCATATTTCCTAGGACCTTGTTCACTTTGTCAAGATTCTCCGTTTGAAGAGCATCTTGGAATTGAGGGGGGAAGCCTTTGAAAATCTCCCACTTTCGTTGCAACCACGCTCGCACCTGTTCCACATCAAGCTCCTCGGCTCCTTCGCCTTCTAGACGAAGATCCTCTGGAGGAGGTCCATCAGGAATATTGAAAGCAATGGTCATGTTGGGGTCCGTGGCAACAAGTTGAATCTGCTCGCGTTCGCCAGAAGGACCAGCggcagcttcttcagcaaGAATTTCTCGAGTGCGGGTTGCAATGCGATTGTATGTGCGCTGGAAATCTTCGTTGAACATTGTGATAGATTTCGGATTTTTTTGAATCATTCTATGATTCGCCTCATTAGCGTGGACATCATACAACGAACAACAAAACAGCTCACTTCTGGAAAAACAACCCTACGCCATCTTTGCCCAATTGTCTGCAGTAGCTCACTAACAAGCTTTGATGGACACAACGCATGGCAAGAGATTTGTCGCCTCTGCGTTCTGCATCAAATGCTTCGGCGAGAAGGGAATCATGGgtcgaagatgaaagaacaGAAGAATCGTTTTTGATAAACTCGTAAGACTTTTCAAATTCGCCAAGAGGAATTTGAGCAAATGCGCGCCCGGCGGGAGAGAGGGGACCgaaatcttcttcgtcgtctgTATCTTCCGTAGCAGGAGCTAATGGCGCAGCAGATGACTAACCAGGTCGTAAGTTTGATTGACGTTACTTCTGGTACAACTCACGCTAGCCTTGGGATTCAACACCTCGATAGTCTCTACCTTTTCTGTCTTCTTACTCTTGGGCTTTGGTTCCTCGTCCCACACTGAAGGTTTGGGGGGAGCAATCTTGGAGCTGCTCCAGCCCTCATGGATATCTTCAGAcgtgatcttcttctttaattctccttcctctttctcaatctctttcttgacATGCTCATCCCGTCTGTTTAGCTCGGAAACATGCCATTTGAGCCTTTGTTCGAGTTTCTCAGCCAAACGctcctttttcccctcCGGCACCTCTGCGGTAGCCCAGTCAGGAAGACCAGTATTATcatccaccttcttcccattgTAGATTACGCTGCTTCCTTCGACTTTGCCGCCTTCGACGAGCCATGCGCCCTCACGGAAGACATCGCTCAAAAGTTGGGAAAGCATCATGTCATATGTCGGCTGATTGGGTGCACCTGTTGCAGGCTTCTCGGGAGAaggatcttctttcattcGGCGCTGCACAGCACGGTAGTGGTCCAGtccagaagaggaaaggccAGAGATGATTGTTTCGATGCGGGGCCGGAGGACCGAGTTGAGAGAGAGCTCAGACTTCAGCTTGGATATGAGGAGTTTACGAGCTTCTCGTTTTTCATGGATGTCTCTTTGCTTCCACCTATACCGTGATCAGGATCGCTATTTGAGAGATGACATAAAATCGACATGCCTTATCATACTCTTCTTGTCGACATTTGGGTGTTCCTCGATGTCCGAGTCGTCGGAGAGCTGTTACGGTCAGCGCCTGATTAGCAAACACCGGAAGCGGCTTACCTCGAGCATATCCCACTTGGAGTAGTTGAGAGGCATGTTGTGGCTGTAacggaggagggaaaatggaggaagagaaaggaatgCGTAAGATGTATTGAgggtatatatatgtatgtGAATCCGTCGAACGCTCGAGAACTTGGGGGTGATGACGGCGAGGGGTGATCGGTCATCTCCGCCTCCACATTGCCCTCCACCCTCCTGTTGTGTTTTCGCCAAAATTCTTCCTGCCCGTCTTTCGTTTCATTACGAGCTTTTGTTTGTGTGCATCTCATCTATTCTCCATAGcatccttcatttcttccataAACTCCCATCATGTCTGATGTCGCACACCTCAAATCTCTTCTCGGTGTCCACCCTGACTTCCCCAAGAAGGTGCGTCGCTTTATTtatttctccctcttccccgtCTCTTGCTCACTCTGTCGCTGTCAACAAAAAAACAGGGCATCACTTTCCTCgacatcttccccatccttcgTGACCCTGTCGCTTTTGAGAGCCTCATCACTCATTTCATGTCCCACATCTTCAACACACACAAAGTGAAGCCCGATGTCATCGTGGGTCTTGATGCCCGAGgcttccttcttggtcCCATCATCGCTATGCGTTTGGGTGCTGCCTTTGTCCCCGTGAGGAAGGGCGGTAAGTTGCCTGGTTCTGTCCAGGTTGTCAAGTACGAGAAGGAGTATGGAGTGGACGAGTTTGAGATGCAGGCTGGCGCCGTTGCTCCCGGGCAGaaagtcatcatcatcgagTATGTCACGTTGATCTTCCTGAAATGTACGCATAAACATGGGCTGACCAAACGTTGCCAGCGACTTGATTGCGACCGGTGGATcagccgctgctgctggagaGCTTGTCAAGAAGTCTGGCGGTGAGACTCTTGAATACCTCTTTATCGTTGGCTTGCCCTTCCTCAAAGGCCATGAGAAGCTTGACGCTCCCGTTTACTCCATGATCGAGGCTGAGGATTAAAGCTCAAGAATATTCTAGTACATAGACTATAGATGGGACCTGTATAACCATGTACATgtaccttttttttgggcATACATTTCTTTCAAGGCTTTATAACCCATGACAAAAATAAGATTCCTCAGTCTGCAGCTCGATAGTACCACTCAAGGTCATACAGTCAGTCGTCTTCTTGACATCCAGAATCTTTTTGAATTCATCCAAATTATCTGCTGCCGTAATGGGCGGTTGAGATCTTACATTTGGGCAAATTCACTATCTGAAGCTGGTTGATATCCAAATCTCAAATCCAGGTTTTTAGACGGCCAGATGGAAGAGCCAATCCGGGAGCCCCCAAAACCGTTGCACGTTTCATGGCCCGAATTTCAAGAAGGCGGTTGTAGTATATGCATCACATTTCAAGAAGGTAATAGTTGGCAAGATAGGCAGGTAATAATCTTGTAATATAATAATAATCTACACATGGTGACACATGAGCATGGGGCTGGAAACCATAGTATCCAGTTTCAAAGTCCTTCGCGCACTATTGTTGCGCCGTACGGAGGTTGAGGCTACTGCGATTGCAACCCCGTCTCCCTCCGATTCCCCCCACTTTCCCCGTACGTGACGACGATCTCACTCTCGAACAACCGAGCCTTACAATAAGCTCTTCAAATCATCGATCTGATCCGCTTTTTTCTCTAAAACCTTTATGACCTCTTTCAACCTGCTCGCAATCTTATGTCGTTGAACCACATCCGACGCAGGGTCAAGTTCCTTGTATCTGTCAGCGAGATCGGCGTATACTCTGTTAACGAATGGAGAGGCACATTGGTCAGCTTTGCATCTTTTCCGGGATGAtctcaaaaaaaaattctAGGTTTATGATACTGACAATTTCAATTGCGCAAAATCAGTTACGAGTTCATCAAGAACCCTTTGAAGTCtactctttccctttgtcTCTTGTGGCTGTTGCTTAGCCTCCTTTTTATCTTCAGGATGTTCATTGCCCTTGTCAAATGTGAAAAAATGATGGTTAAGATCTTCCTCAAAGATATTATGGGACCCATTTTTTCCTGAGGTCTGCTCtgatttcttctcctgagCATATTCCTTGTTTTTCTGAgtcgttttcttcttgagaGAAGGATCCGAATCTGGTTTGGACTGAACACTTGATGGCTGACGGGAATGCGCCTTGGCGGTAGGTGTGGGAGAGTACGTAAGATTATCCGAGGGGTCATATGCTTtagggaaagaaaaagaaggctTTTGTTGGGTAGACGGTAAAAGGCTGTCAATACTGCTTGCGGCAGCATGAAGACCTTGGCTTAACTTGGAAGGGCGGGGTGAGGACTGTTGCGTTTCCTTCTGTTGGCTTTGGCCATCCTTACGCTCATTCTTGACATGATGACCTGAATCATGCCGCGTTTCTCGAGCGATCTGTCTCATTATCcgctccatctcctctctttccatttgcAGCGTTGGTTCCCCCCTCCCTCGCTTGCGTGCTTCAAGACCTTGCTCAACaatggaatgaagagcAGATATTTGATTTGAAAGTTTATCAATCTCGGagcggagagaagagaggtggGCAGAGGTGGTTGAAGAGTGCGCAGACGGAGGGACGGGTGTGGATTTCAGTTTTGCAACAAGGGATTTCTGACTTTCCAAATCGAGGGTCAGACGAGATAGATGTTTACGAGTGGAAGTCACCAGCTCTTCTAGAGCTATGTATGTGTTTACAATAAGTGATTTTGCCCGTCAACTTCTGTTGTCGTAAAACTACTTACCCGCTTTCTCCTTTCGCATTTCCGCCAGGTCCCTCTCCCCAGTGTTCAATGTTTCGGccagctcttcctttgcACGAGCAAGCTCCTCTTCTAATTCTCGGACTCTTCGTCGGGATGCAGAATTTTCAATGTCAAGGGCTTTCAACCTCTGGTTTAACTTTTCCAGGGTTGCTGGAATATCCGCTATTGGTACTCAGTTAATGAGGTATCCGTGTGTTCTATAATCAAAGCAAAACTTGCCTGCTGGAATCCCTCCCACACTTTCGTCTTTTCCCAACCAGCCAAACC
This genomic window from Cryptococcus deuterogattii R265 chromosome 9, complete sequence contains:
- a CDS encoding cell division cycle protein 37; translation: MPLNYSKWDMLELSDDSDIEEHPNVDKKSMIRHVDFMWKQRDIHEKREARKLLISKLKSELSLNSVLRPRIETIISGLSSSGLDHYRAVQRRMKEDPSPEKPATGAPNQPTYDMMLSQLLSDVFREGAWLVEGGKVEGSSVIYNGKKVDDNTGLPDWATAEVPEGKKERLAEKLEQRLKWHVSELNRRDEHVKKEIEKEEGELKKKITSEDIHEGWSSSKIAPPKPSVWDEEPKPKSKKTEKVETIEVLNPKASSSAAPLAPATEDTDDEEDFGPLSPAGRAFAQIPLGEFEKSYEFIKNDSSVLSSSTHDSLLAEAFDAERRGDKSLAMRCVHQSLLVSYCRQLGKDGVGLFFQKMIQKNPKSITMFNEDFQRTYNRIATRTREILAEEAAAGPSGEREQIQLVATDPNMTIAFNIPDGPPPEDLRLEGEGAEELDVEQVRAWLQRKWEIFKGFPPQFQDALQTENLDKVNKVLGNMTVSEAEKIVELLQEGGMLSFSEKGVRDMTKQ
- a CDS encoding adenine phosphoribosyltransferase, whose product is MSDVAHLKSLLGVHPDFPKKGITFLDIFPILRDPVAFESLITHFMSHIFNTHKVKPDVIVGLDARGFLLGPIIAMRLGAAFVPVRKGGKLPGSVQVVKYEKEYGVDEFEMQAGAVAPGQKVIIIDDLIATGGSAAAAGELVKKSGGETLEYLFIVGLPFLKGHEKLDAPVYSMIEAED